In Equus przewalskii isolate Varuska chromosome 15, EquPr2, whole genome shotgun sequence, a single genomic region encodes these proteins:
- the ARPP21 gene encoding cAMP-regulated phosphoprotein 21 isoform X11, translating to MSEQGDLSQAMVEGGGPEQEMATPENGIVKSESLDEEEKLELQRRLEAQNQERRKSKSGAGKGKLTRSLAVCEESSARPGGESLQDQTL from the exons ATGTCTGAGCAAGGAGACCTGAGTCAGGCGATGGTGGAGGGAGGCGGGCCAGAGCAGGAGATGGCCACTCCGGAGAACGGCATCGTTAAGTCGGAAAGTCTGGATGAAGAGGAGAAGCTGGAACTGCAG AGGCGGCTGGAAGCTCAGaaccaagagagaagaaaatccaaG tCAGGAGCCGGAAAAGGTAAATTGACCCGCAGTCTTGCTGTCTGTGAAGAATCCTCAGCCAGACCAGGAGGTGAAAGTCTCCAGGATCAG ACCCTCTGA